One genomic window of Conger conger chromosome 7, fConCon1.1, whole genome shotgun sequence includes the following:
- the LOC133133625 gene encoding protocadherin gamma-B6-like produces the protein MFCLVFFILALPPSLADVSYSIPEEMTRGSVIGNIAKDLGLDVKGLSARNARIDTEDDDGHFVDIQRNTGDLIVAGRIDREEFCGTRVSCSLKYELVLENPLELHRVLLQIQDINDNSPQFRNEIINLEIGESADKGARFPLDQAHDADIVQNAVQSYTLQRNEHFILAVHTNTDGGKYGELVLEKELDREEQTEVTLLLTAADGGSPQRSATVVIHVTVLDANDNIPVFSQAVYEVSLPENSPLGAVVLTVSATDADEGANGQVTYEFNRISAKAEKLFSIERETGEIKVIGSIDFEEESYYEIQIQAKDGSGLASNAKVIIKLTDMNDNPPVIFLKSLNNPIPESALPGAEVGIVNVQDKDSGANRQVRCSIQQKVPFKLTPSIKNYYSLVTTGQLDRELVTEYNITITATDEGSPPLSFSKTVQLSVSDVNDNPPVFDQQSYSASVAENNKPGYSVLSVRARDPDWRQNGTVFYSLLSGDISGVPVSSFLSVNGDTGVIHAVRSFDYEQLRSFKVHVVARDNGSPPLSSNVTVRVLVTDENDNSPQILYPAPTGNSFMTEMVPKAAHAGSLVSKVIAVDADSGQNAWLSYQIVKSTDPGLFTIGVHSGEIRVQGDISESDAMRQNLVVSVKDNGQPSLSATCTVYLVISDNLAEVPQLKDMSREENNSKLTSYLIIALVSVSTFFLTFIILTVAVRFCRRRKPRLLFDGAVAIPSAYFPPNYAEVEGAGTLRSSYNYDAYLTTGSRTSDFNFVRSYNDVTLAADQTLKRSPDEAREQEGGSQPFYA, from the exons atgttctgtttggttttctttATCCTCGCGCTGCCGCCCAGCCTGGCAGATGTGAGCTATTCTATTCCGGAGGAGATGACACGCGGATCTGTCATTGGGAATATAGCGAAGGACCTCGGGCTCGATGTTAAAGGACTCTCAGCGCGCAACGCCCGGATCGATACAGAAGATGATGACGGCCATTTTGTTGATATTCAGCGGAACACTGGAGATCTGATTGTTGCCGGGAGGATTGACAGGGAAGAGTTTTGTGGAACGAGAGTCTCCTGTTCTTTAAAATACGAGCTCGTGCTGGAGAACCCTCTGGAATTACACCGCGTTTTACTCCAAATTCAGGATATAAACGACAATTCACCTCAGTTTCGGAATGAGATTATTAATCTGGAAATAGGGGAATCCGCAGATAAAGGCGCGCGCTTCCCCTTGGATCAAGCCCACGATGCGGATATCGTACAAAACGCGGTTCAGAGCTACACGCTACAAaggaatgaacattttattttggctgtTCATACGAACACAGACGGAGGGAAATACGGTGAGTTAGTGCTAGAAAAAGAGCTGGATCGCGAGGAGCAGACGGAGGTGACGTTATTACTTACTGCCGCTGACGGAGGGAGTCCACAGAGATCTGCTACTGTAGTTATTCACGTCACTGTGCTGGATGCTAACGATAATATCCCCGTGTTTAGCCAGGCTGTGTATGAAGTCAGTCTGCCTGAAAACTCTCCTTTAGGTGCTGTAGTGCTCACAGTCAGCGCCACTGACGCAGACGAGGGCGCTAACGGTCAAGTGACGTATGAGTTCAATCGTATATCTGCAAAAGCAGAGAAATTGTTTAGTattgagagggagacaggggaaATTAAAGTGATCGGAtcaatagattttgaagaggaaTCATATTATGAAATCCAAATACAAGCAAAAGATGGCTCTGGTTTGGCTTCGAATGCAAAAGTAATTATCAAACTCACTGACATGAATGACAACCCCCCTGTAATATTTCTGAAATCTCTGAACAATCCCATCCCTGAGAGCGCGTTACCAGGTGCAGAGGTGGGCATCGTTAATGTTCAGGATAAAGACTCCGGGGCAAATAGACAGGTCCGCTGCTCCATTCAGCAGAAAGTTCCTTTCAAGTTAACCCCCTCCATCAAAAACTACTACTCACTGGTAACTACAGGACAACTGGACCGGGAACTAGTCACGGAATATAACATCACAATCACTGCTACTGACGAGGGCTCTCCGCCCTTATCTTTCTCAAAGACTGTGCAGTTATCTGTGTCAGACGTTAACGACAACCCGCCTGTGTTTGATCAACAGTCGTACAGCGCCTCTGTGGCTGAAAATAACAAACCTGGCTactctgttctctctgtgcGGGCGAGAGACCCGGACTGGAGACAGAACGGCACGGTTTTCTATTCTCTGCTGTCCGGTGATATCAGCGGTGTCCCGGTATCCTCGTTTTTATCGGTTAACGGAGACACGGGGGTGATCCATGCGGTCAGATCATTTGATTATGAGCAGTTGAGAAGCTTCAAAGTCCACGTTGTTGCCAGGGACAATGGATCTCCTCCACTCAGCAGTAACGTGACTGTGCGTGTGCTGGTGACTGATGAGAATGATAACTCTCCACAGATACTATACCCTGCTCCTACAGGGAACTCCTTCATGACTGAGATGGTCCCCAAAGCTGCTCACGCGGGCTCCCTGGTCTCCAAGGTGATAGCTGTGGACGCGGACTCTGGACAGAACGCGTGGCTGTCCTATCAGATCGTGAAATCCACTGATCCGGGACTTTTCACTATCGGGGTCCACAGCGGAGAGATCCGGGTGCAGGGGGACATTTCTGAATCTGACGCCATGAGGCAGAACCTTGTTGTCTCGGTGAAAGATAACggacagccctctctctctgcaaccTGCACAGTGTATTTAGTGATCTCAGATAACTTGGCTGAAGTCCCCCAGCTGAAAGACATGTCTCGTGAGGAGAATAATTCCAAACTGACTTCATATTTGATCATCGCGCTGGTGTCCGTCTCCACCTTCTTCCTGACGTTTATTATTCTGACGGTGGCCGTGAGGTTTTGCCGCAGAAGAAAACCCAGACTGTTGTTTGACGGCGCAGTCGCCATTCCCAGCGCATATTTCCCTCCCAACTACGCAGAGGTGGAGGGAGCAGGAACTCTGCGCAGCTCTTACAATTATGACGCGTACCTAACAACGGGCTCGCGCACCAGCGACTTCAACTTCGTCAGATCTTACAATGACGTCACGCTGGCCGCCGATCAGACCCTGAAGAGGAGCCCGGATGAAGCCCGTGAGCAGGAAGGCGGAA gccagccCTTCTACGCCTAA
- the LOC133133626 gene encoding LOW QUALITY PROTEIN: cadherin-23-like (The sequence of the model RefSeq protein was modified relative to this genomic sequence to represent the inferred CDS: inserted 1 base in 1 codon): MGSRGDSVCVSMFCLVFFILALPPSLADVSYSIPEEMRRGSVIGSIAKDLGLDVKGLSARNARIDTEDDDSHFVDIQRNTGDLIVAGRIDREEFCGTRVSCSLKYELVLENPLELHRVLLQIQDINDNSPQFPNEIINLEIRESAVKGARFPLDQAHDADIGQNAVQSYTLQRNEHFVLAVHTNTDGGKYGELVLEKELDREEQTEVTLLLTAADGGSPQRSATVVIHVTVLDANDNIPVFSQAVYEVSLPENSPLGAVVLTVSATDADEGANGQVTYEFSRMSVKGAKLFSIDRVTGEIHVIGSIDYEKESHYEMQIQAKDGSGLVSSAKVIIEITDVNDNTPVIFLKSLNNPIPESALPGTEVGIVNVQDKDSGANRQVRCSIQQNVPFKLTPSIKNYYSLVTTGQLDRELVTEYNITITATDEGSPPLSSSKTVQLSVSDVNDNPPVFDQQSYSASVAENNKPGYSVLSVRARDPDWRQNGTVFYSLLSGEISGVPISSFLSVNGDTGVIHAVRSFDYEQLRSFKVHVVARDNGSPPLSSNVTVRVLVTDENDNSPQILYPAPTGNSFMTEMVPKAAHAGSLVSKVIAVDADSGQNAWLSYQIVKPTDPGLFTIGVHSGEIRVQRDISESDAMRQNLVVSVKDNGQPSLSATCAVYLVISDNLAEVPQLKDMSREENNSKLTSYLIIALVSVSTFFLTFIILTVAVRFCRRRKPRLLFDGAVAIPSAYFPPNYAEVEGAGTLRSSYNYDAYLTTGSRTSDFKFVRSYNDVTLAADQTLKRSPDEAVFKMGSRGNCVCVSMFCLVFFILALPPSLADVSYSIPEEMRRGSVIGNIAKDLGLDVKGLSARNARIDTEDDDSHFVDIQRNTGDLIVAGRIDREEFCGTRVSCSLKYELVLENPLELHRVLLQIQDINDNSPQFRNEVINLEIRESAVKGARFLLDQAHDADIGQNAVQSYTLQRNEHFILAVHTNTDGXKYGELVLEKELDREEQTEVTLLLTAADGGSPQRSATVVIHVTVLDANDNIPVFSQAVYEVSLPENSPLGAVVLTVSATDADEGANGQVTYEFNRISAKAEKLFSIERETGEIKVIGSIDFEEESYYEIQIQAKDGSGLASNAKVIIKLTDMNDNPPVIFLKSLNNPIPESALPGAEVGIVNVQDKDSGANRQVRCSIQQNVPFKLTPSIKNYYSLVTTGQLDRELVTEYNITITATDEGSPSLSSSKTVQLSVSDVNDNPPVFDQQSYSASVAENNKPGSSVLSVRARDPDWRQNGTVFYSLLSGEISGVPISSFLSVNGDTGAIHAVRSFDYEQLRSFKAHVVARDNGSPPLSSNVTVRVLVTDENDNSPQILYPAPPGNSFMTEMVPKAAHAGSLVSKVIAVDADSGQNAWLSYQIVKSTDPGLFTIGVHSGEIRVQGDISESDAMRQNLVVLVKDNGQPSLSATCAVYLVISDNLAEVPQLKDMSREENNSKLTSYFIIALVSVSTFFLTFIILTVAVRFCRRRKPRLLFDGAVAIPSAYFPPNYAEVEGAGTLRSSYNYDAYLTTGSRTSDFNFVRSYNDVTLAADQTLKRSPDEAGELEGGSEGESIASVPIL, from the exons ATGGGATCCAGAGGAGACTCTGTCTGCGTCTCGatgttctgtttggttttctttATCCTCGCGCTGCCGCCCAGCCTGGCAGATGTGAGCTATTCTATTCCGGAGGAGATGAGACGCGGATCTGTCATTGGGAGTATAGCGAAGGACCTCGGGCTCGATGTTAAAGGACTCTCAGCGCGCAACGCCCGGATCGATACAGAAGATgatgacagccattttgttgataTTCAGCGGAACACTGGAGATCTGATTGTTGCCGGGAGGATTGACAGGGAAGAGTTTTGTGGAACGAGAGTCTCCTGTTCTTTAAAATACGAGCTCGTGCTGGAGAACCCTCTGGAATTACACCGCGTTTTACTCCAAATTCAGGATATAAACGACAATTCACCTCAGTTTCCGAATGAGATTATTAATCTGGAAATAAGAGAATCCGCAGTTAAAGGCGCGCGCTTCCCCTTGGATCAGGCCCACGACGCGGATATCGGACAGAACGCGGTTCAGAGCTACACGCTACAAAGGaatgaacattttgttttggctgttCATACGAACACAGACGGAGGGAAATACGGTGAGTTAGTGCTAGAAAAAGAGCTGGATCGCGAGGAGCAGACGGAGGTGACGTTATTACTTACTGCCGCTGACGGAGGGAGTCCACAGAGATCTGCTACTGTAGTTATACACGTCACTGTGCTGGATGCTAACGATAATATCCCCGTGTTTAGCCAGGCTGTGTATGAAGTCAGTCTTCCTGAAAACTCCCCTTTAGGTGCTGTAGTGCTCACAGTCAGCGCCACTGACGCAGACGAGGGCGCTAACGGTCAAGTGACGTATGAGTTTAGCCGCATGTCCGTGAAAGGAGCGAAGTTATTTAGCATTGACAGGGTGACCGGGGAAATTCATGTGATTGGATCAATAGATTATGAAAAAGAGTCACATTATGAAATGCAAATACAAGCAAAAGATGGATCCGGCTTAGTATCTAGTGCAAAGGTAATTATCGAAATCACTGACGTGAATGACAACACGCCTGTGATATTTTTGAAATCTCTGAACAATCCCATCCCTGAGAGCGCGTTACCTGGCACAGAGGTGGGCATCGTTAATGTTCAGGATAAAGACTCCGGGGCAAATAGACAGGTCCGCTGCTCCATTCAGCAGAATGTTCCTTTCAAGTTAACCCCCTCCATCAAAAACTACTACTCACTGGTAACTACAGGACAACTGGACCGGGAACTAGTCACGGAGTATAACATCACAATCACTGCTACTGACGAGGGCTCTCCGCCCTTATCTTCCTCAAAGACTGTGCAGTTATCTGTGTCAGACGTTAACGACAACCCGCCTGTGTTTGATCAACAGTCGTACAGCGCCTCTGTGGCTGAAAATAACAAACCTGGCTACTCTGTTCTTTCTGTGCGGGCGAGAGACCCGGACTGGAGACAGAACGGCACGGTATTCTATTCTCTGCTGTCCGGTGAGATCAGCGGTGTCCCGATATCCTCGTTTTTATCGGTTAACGGAGACACGGGGGTTATCCATGCGGTCAGATCATTTGATTATGAGCAGTTGAGAAGCTTCAAAGTCCACGTTGTTGCCAGGGACAACGGTTCTCCTCCACTCAGCAGTAACGTGACTGTGCGTGTGCTGGTGACTGATGAGAATGATAACTCTCCACAGATACTATACCCTGCTCCTACAGGGAACTCCTTCATGACTGAGATGGTCCCCAAAGCTGCTCACGCGGGCTCCCTGGTCTCCAAGGTGATAGCTGTGGACGCGGACTCTGGACAGAACGCGTGGCTGTCCTATCAGATCGTGAAACCCACTGATCCGGGACTTTTCACTATCGGGGTCCACAGCGGAGAGATCCGGGTACAGCGGGACATTTCTGAATCTGACGCCATGAGGCAGAACCTTGTTGTCTCGGTGAAAGATAACGGACAGCCCTCTCTCTCGGCAACCTGCGCAGTGTATTTAGTGATCTCAGATAACTTGGCTGAAGTCCCCCAGCTGAAAGACATGTCTCGTGAGGAGAACAATTCCAAACTGACTTCATATTTGATCATCGCGCTGGTGTCCGTCTCCACCTTCTTCCTGACGTTTATTATTCTGACGGTGGCCGTGAGGTTTTGCCGCAGAAGAAAACCCAGACTGTTGTTTGACGGCGCAGTCGCCATTCCCAGCGCATATTTCCCTCCCAACTACGCAGAGGTGGAGGGAGCAGGAACTCTGCGCAGCTCTTACAATTATGACGCGTACCTAACAACGGGCTCGCGCACCAGCGACTTCAAGTTCGTCAGATCTTACAATGACGTCACGCTGGCCGCCGATCAGACCCTGAAGAGGAGCCCGGATGAAGCCG TGTTTAAAATGGGATCCAGAGGAAACTGTGTCTGCGTCTCGatgttctgtttggttttctttATCCTCGCGCTGCCGCCCAGCCTGGCAGATGTGAGCTATTCTATTCCGGAGGAGATGAGACGCGGATCTGTCATTGGGAATATAGCGAAGGACCTCGGGCTCGATGTTAAAGGACTCTCAGCGCGCAACGCCCGGATCGATACAGAAGATgatgacagccattttgttgataTTCAGCGGAACACTGGAGATCTGATTGTTGCCGGGAGGATTGACAGGGAAGAGTTTTGTGGAACGAGAGTCTCCTGTTCTTTAAAATACGAGCTCGTGTTGGAGAACCCTCTGGAATTACACCGCGTTTTACTCCAAATTCAGGATATAAACGACAATTCACCTCAATTTCGGAATGAGGTTATTAATCTGGAAATAAGAGAATCCGCAGTTAAAGGCGCGCGCTTCCTCTTAGATCAGGCGCACGATGCGGATATCGGACAGAACGCGGTTCAGAGCTACACGCTACAAaggaatgaacattttattttggctgtTCATACGAACACAGACG GGAAATACGGTGAGTTAGTGCTAGAAAAAGAGCTGGATCGCGAGGAGCAGACGGAGGTGACGTTATTACTTACTGCCGCTGACGGAGGGAGTCCACAGAGATCTGCTACTGTAGTTATTCACGTCACTGTGCTGGATGCTAACGATAATATCCCCGTGTTTAGCCAGGCTGTGTATGAAGTCAGTCTTCCTGAAAACTCCCCTTTAGGTGCTGTAGTGCTCACAGTCAGCGCCACTGACGCAGACGAGGGCGCTAACGGTCAAGTGACGTATGAGTTCAATCGTATATCTGCAAAAGCAGAGAAATTGTTTAGTattgagagggagacaggggaaATTAAAGTGATCGGAtcaatagattttgaagaggaaTCATATTATGAAATCCAAATACAAGCAAAAGATGGCTCTGGTTTGGCTTCGAATGCAAAAGTAATTATCAAACTCACTGACATGAATGACAACCCCCCTGTAATATTTCTGAAATCTCTGAACAATCCCATCCCTGAGAGCGCGTTACCAGGTGCAGAGGTGGGCATCGTTAATGTTCAGGATAAAGACTCCGGGGCAAATAGACAGGTCCGCTGCTCCATTCAGCAGAATGTTCCTTTCAAGTTAACCCCCTCCATCAAAAACTACTACTCACTGGTAACTACAGGACAACTGGACCGGGAACTAGTCACGGAGTATAACATCACAATCACTGCTACTGACGAGGGCTCTCCGTCCTTATCTTCCTCAAAGACTGTGCAGTTATCTGTGTCAGACGTTAACGACAACCCGCCTGTGTTTGATCAACAGTCGTACAGCGCCTCTGTGGCTGAAAATAACAAACCTGGCTCCTCTGTTCTTTCTGTGCGGGCGAGAGACCCGGACTGGAGACAGAACGGCACGGTATTCTATTCTCTGCTGTCCGGTGAGATCAGCGGTGTCCCGATATCCTCGTTTTTATCGGTTAACGGAGACACGGGGGCGATCCATGCGGTCAGATCATTTGATTATGAGCAGTTGAGAAGCTTCAAAGCCCACGTTGTTGCCAGGGACAATGGATCTCCTCCACTCAGCAGTAACGTGACTGTGCGTGTGCTGGTGACTGATGAGAATGATAACTCTCCACAGATACTATACCCTGCTCCTCCAGGGAACTCCTTCATGACTGAGATGGTCCCCAAAGCTGCTCACGCGGGCTCCCTGGTCTCCAAGGTGATAGCTGTGGACGCGGACTCTGGACAGAACGCGTGGCTGTCCTATCAGATCGTGAAATCCACTGATCCGGGACTTTTCACTATCGGGGTCCACAGCGGAGAGATCCGGGTGCAGGGGGACATTTCTGAATCTGACGCCATGAGGCAGAACCTTGTTGTCTTGGTGAAAGATAACggacagccctctctctctgcaaccTGCGCAGTGTATTTAGTGATCTCAGACAACTTGGCTGAAGTCCCCCAGCTGAAAGATATGTCTCGTGAGGAGAACAATTCCAAACTGACTTCATATTTCATCATCGCGCTGGTGTCCGTCTCCACCTTCTTCCTGACGTTTATTATTCTGACGGTGGCCGTGAGGTTTTGCCGCAGAAGAAAACCCAGACTGTTGTTTGACGGCGCAGTCGCCATTCCCAGCGCATATTTCCCTCCCAACTACGCAGAGGTGGAGGGAGCAGGAACTCTGCGCAGCTCTTACAATTATGACGCGTACCTGACAACGGGCTCGCGCACCAGCGACTTCAATTTCGTCAGATCTTACAATGACGTCACGCTGGCCGCCGATCAGACCCTGAAGAGGAGCCCGGATGAAGCCGGTGAGCTGGAAGGCGGAAGTGAGGGCGAATCAATAGCTTCTGTTCCG atcctgTGA